The following is a genomic window from Balneolales bacterium ANBcel1.
CGGGTACGAGAGATTGGGCTGTGTGGCTCCATACGAATCAATATCCAGATAAGACGACAAAAAGTCGCGTATTCCAAGCGCAACATTCTCATTGATCACATACTTGTGCTCGAATCGCTGCCTTTGAATCGTATCGATACCCATGCTGCTTCAGCTTCCTTGTTCGGTTAGCGCTTCCAGGCCCTGATTTAATAGTACACCTGATCATATAAAACGAAGGATTTCCATCGAATCGCATTCTATGAAAAGATAATAATTTTTTAACATCAAGAAAAAAAGCAAAAAGTGTGAAAAATACACTAAATAATCGCCCTCCTGTTCATTTGTCCGGCGATCGAACCGTTTTTGCTTTTTTTTGGTTATACTTCGGAGTTGTACATGAATACATATAAGTGATTCATGTAAAACTGAATCGATACATAACTGTCCGTTAATATCGTTATCGGCTTTAGTTCGAAAAATTTCAGTATCCACAACCCTACACTACCCATGCGACGATATATCGCTATTTTCACATTCCTGCTTCTGGCTGGATTCGGCGTCTTATATGCGATCTCCACAGAAGCACCTGCGGGTGATGCCGCCGACACCAACACGATCCTTCAGGAGGCAGAATTCACCGACCTGAACGGCAACGCACTGACCATGGCTGATTTTCAAGGCAAAACCGTGTTGATCGACATATGGGAAACCTGGTGCACTCCCTGCATCCGAAGCATGCCGACGCTTCAAAAACTAATGGATGATTATCCGGATGATTTCATTGTGTTGGCTGTTTCTCCGGGTTATATGGACTCGCCTGAAGATGTTCGGCAATTTGTCGATAACAATGACTATGATTTCCAGTTTGTCTTCGGGCAGGACTTCAGCAATGCGCTTCAGGTACAAAGTCTGCCCTACAAGGTCTATGTCAACCCGTCCGGAGAGTACGTTACAACCGTACTGGGAAGTCACGGTCCGGAAGCCGATTACGAAAAAACACGGGAAATTATTGAACAGCATCTGTAGTTGTGCTGGCGTTTCCCGCAAATTCGCCGGATAAATGGTATCTTGAAGGAAATTGATTACGCTGATTTTAAACTTTAATGCAGAGAAAAGTATATGAGTGAAGTAAAGGAGAAGAAACTGCCCTACAAAGTAGCAGACATCACACTGGCCGACTACGGCCGAAAAGAGATTGATCTGGCCGAGGCCGAGATGCCGGGTCTGATGGCCTTGCGCGAGGAATTTGGCCGAAGCAAGCCTCTCAAGGGTGCCCGCATTGCCGGTTGTCTGCACATGACCATCCAGACAGCGGTGCTTATCGAAACCCTCGTGGAGCTGGGTGCCAGGGTGCAATGGTCCTCATGCAATATCTACTCAACCCAGGATCATGCCGCGGCGGCAATTGCCAAAGCCGGCATCCCCGTTTACGCCTGGAAGGGAATGACCGAGGAGGAGTACAACTGGTGCATTGAACAGACCCTTATTTTTGATGACGGCCAGCCGCTGGATCTGATCCTGGACGACGGCGGAGACCTCACCAACATGGTACTGGACAACTATCCTGAGCTGGCCCAAAACCTGAAGGGTATCTCCGAAGAGACAACTACCGGAGTGCTGCGATTGCACGACCGCATCAAGGCCGGCACGCTTCCGGTTCCCGCGATCAACGTCAACGACTCCGTAACAAAGTCGAAGTTCGACAACAAATACGGTTGCAAGGAGTCCTGCGTGGATGCCATTCGCCGGGCTACCGATGTCATGCTTGCCGGCAAGGTGGCCGTAGTGGCCGGGTACGGTGATGTGGGCAAAGGCTCTGCGGCATCGCTGCGAGGTGCCGGCGCGCGGGTCATTGTCACCGAAATAGATCCGATCTGTGCACTTCAGGCGGCCATGGACGGTTTCGAGGTCAAGAAGATGGCTGATGCTGTTAAAGAAGCCAATATTGTGGTCACCGCCACCGGAAATCGCGATATTCTTTCGGAAGAGCATTTCCGGGGGATGAAGGACAAGGCGATCGTGGGCAACATTGGCCACTTCGACAACGAGATTGATGTCGCATGGCTGAAGGCCAATGCCGAGGAGATCAACATCAAGCCTCAGGTGGACCTGTACCGATTTTCCGATGACCGGGAAGTGATCCTGCTTTCCCAGGGCCGGCTGATGAACCTGGGTAATGCCACCGGACACCCTAGCTTTGTAATGAGCAACAGCTTTACCAATCAGACCCTGGCCCAGATGGCCTTGTGGCAGCGGCCGGATGATTTCGAGGTGGGCGTGCATGTGCTGCCGAAAGACCTCGACGAGAAGGTAGCCAGGCTGCACCTGAAAAAAATCGGCGTGGAGCTGGACGAACTCTCAGACGAACAGGCCGAATATATCGGAGTGCCGAAATCCGGCCCGTTCAAAACCGACGCCTACCGGTACTAGCCGGGAATCAGAATAGCGCTGAACCGAGTCGCGGCAATGGCGGAACTGCCGCCGGCCGCTGACTCACTGCGCATTTTGCCGGTGATTATTTCGACAGATCCGGGACAATTGCCGCTCTGATTATTCGTAGGTAACCCTCTCACCCGGGAAAGAAAACGAGAGAATCTCTGCGCCAGATTTTGCACCGACAGAAGCAAACGTTTTCTATTGTATAGCACCGGTTTTACCCTTATCTTTGGGGTCTTATTGAAAGATGCGCACGTAGCTCAGCTGGATAGAGCGTCTGACTACGGATCAGAAGGTCGGGGGTTCGAATCCTCCCGTGCGTACCCGAATCCAATGCCTTGTGTTGCAGCGACTTGCTGTGGCGCAAGGCATTTTTTGTTTGGGGATGCTTTGATGACGGTGTTGACCTGGTTACAAGTCGAAAACATGTCCCTGATCATTAACAAGGGTAACCGTGCACTCCTGAGACGGCGATTGTCACTTCTGCTATCATAGCAACTGCCAATACTGGCTCCAAAAGCTACCGTTTGGGCTGATTCTTTCACGTGCTCTGCCCGGCAACATACATCAAGGTGACAAAAAAACAACTACTTGTGTAACAAATCGCATCCTCGGTTCTCTTGTATCTGAATCAACCAATAACTCCGGGACGAGGGTATGTCATGACGATGAATCAACTCAAGAGTAGAGCAGTGCAATACAAGGCAAGAATAGCAATTGATATTTTGCTCGAAAATGTTGAATCGATACCGAACGTTCAAGTCTGGGCGGATAAGGCCCGAATGTCGCGGAGATGGCTCTGTAGATCGATTAGAATGGCCTATGGAAAATCACCAAAAGAAATATTGAGAGAAGTGAAATTTGAAAAGGTGGTTTGCCTAATCCTGGATCAGGGGTTGGAAGCCGGCTGCTATTCCGTTGGCATTGATTCCGGATTCAAAAGCGCATCGGGATTGTCAAAGTTTTTATCAGCTTACCATAATGTGACTTTCACTGAGTTGAAAAACGTGATAATTGCTGAAGGAAAACACCTGAATTTTCACTGGCTGAAAAAGTACCCAAAACAGAAACAAACTTCTCAAATGGGAAACAGTTTCAGCTTGTGGATTTAGCCTGATTGAAAGTAATTAGCTACGTGCATCCATCAATGTATTTCGGTGGATAAAACCATAAGCTAACTCAACAGTGAGGATTAATATGAAAACGTTGTGTATAGAGGATTTGGAACAGTTAAATGGTGGGGATGTATGTGCCGCAGTCACAGGTGGGGCTGCTGGAGCAGGATGGGCTGCTGCAGTAGGCGGTGGTATTGCCAATGGTGCCAAGTTCGGATGGAAACTAGGCGCTAAGGGTTTAGCGGTTGCTGCAATTGGAGGCGCGTTAGCTGGCGGAACCTGCTATTTATTAAGTTAATAATGTACTTCAATTTAAAAATCACTGAATATGAGATTTCTCATATTCAGTGATTTTTAAAAAAACAAGAGGTCTTAATAATGGACAATGCACTTCCAAAATACTCAATAAATACTTTTCAAGCAGCTTATTGGTTAAGCATGGTATTTCTATTATTCATGTGCTTGTTTTTTATTATTGATCATTCTTTTGTATTGATCGAATACAGAATTTACTCACTCACATCAACCGGTGTTTTGGGGGTGTTGTCAATTTTTTCATTTGGTTGGTATGCTTCAAAAAAAGGCAGGCCTGAAAAATCACTTTTTGAACATCTCCTGTTCTCTTTGGCATTTACTATGATAACTGTTGGAATCTACTTTATAGCCTTTTCTATAGCAAAGCTAGTGTCTTAAACTCCAGAAAGCGTGCTTTATCTGTCTTTTTTTGTCAATTAAATAATCCTATTCGATTTGTATTTCTTTGCGCATTTGTGGCATTGCTCAATTTTAGTTTTAAAATACATCAGTCTATCTGTGAATACACAAAATCTACATGGAAAAAGCAGCCCAAATCTCTACGTTTGAAATGTGGAACATAATGGAAATATTGAGTTGGGTATTGTACTCACTCGCAATTGTCATATTCATACTTTCCCAACTAAATGTATTGGAAGCGACAACACTTGTTTCTGTGAATATACATGACACTTCAATCACCTTTGGGTATTCCACAGTTATATTTTTGCTGGGCGCCTTTTTCCATAGCAGGTCAGTTTTTATAGAGAGAAAAGTTAAGCACCATTTGGGTAATAATACTTTTATATCTGCCTTTGGTTTTTTTCTTGGCATGTCTGCTATTGCCTTTCTGGTAGTCGTTCTCATCACCGTTATTGAAGGTTAAACATTACCAGATGCAATCCGGCACCCACTATCTCATCATCCCCCCATAGAACACTTCTTATTGCAATCATATAATCATGAATTGCCGGATTACACCAACACCATCATCGAATTGCCTTGCAACAATAGCACCAAAAAACAACCTTACGACAAAACGCTTTTTCTGTCATAACTTATATATGAAAGCCAATCAGGAAAACTATCGTTATATAATATGAAAACGAATTATTGGCCGCTCCTGATATTATTGTTGATGTACTTTATCATTAACTTATTTGATCAGCTGTATGTTTTCACAGATGAATTTATATATAGAAGCCTCCGTAATGAATTTTCAGAAAGTGCTCTTGAAGCTCTGATTACCTCTCACAACCGGTTCGGGTGGATCAGTTTCGCTCTGCTGCCATTCATCATTTTACTGAAAATTCTGTTTACTGCTTTTTGTGTAACAACCGGCGCAATTTTTACAGATACAGATTTTTCATTTGGGAATATCTTCCAGTCTGCAACGTATTCAGAATTTATTTTTTTGTTTTCACAGGCTGTATTTTCACTGAATCTTTTTTTGAACCGGGACGAGTTGACAATTGATAGTGCCGGGAATTTCTTCCCCTTATCCGTTTTAAGCTATTTTGGTGTGGAGAACGTTGTCATCTGGCTCCACTACCCTCTCCAAACTCTCAACGTGTTTGAAGTCGCTTATGTCCTGTGCCTCACCTGGCTGCTTTCCAGACAGTGGAAACCCGATTTTGTTGACAGCATTAACATAGTATTGCCTTCCTATGGAATCGGTCTATTGACATGGATGATGCTGGTCGTATTCCTGACACTTCAGATCAGCTGACCATGATGGACACAAACCTCATAATATTCCTTCAATATTCAGTGGCTGCTCTACTCCCGGCTCCGTGTTTTTTGACACCTGGCAACCTCCCGGAAATCTATAAGAGACCTGAACATAAATCACATGGACCGGATTTTCAGATGATCGATTTCCATGACCCGCTTAGCGCCCTGGCCATCTGTTGTCACAACCATGAAGATGAGCTTGCAAAGCACCGCTCAGGCACTACAGGATCAGAGCATGTACTACTGAAGATGCAAAAGGTCAACTCTTCGGATTAAAAAAAGACACAAAATGAAGGGGGATAAGAAACGGAATCAGCCGTCAATGAAAGCTCTTGAAAAGCTGTGGATCCGGCAGCATGATCAATCCGACTGCGGGGTAGCCTGCCTGGCGTCTGTCATCCGATACTATGGAGGCGAAGCAGGCCTTGAAAAACTTCGGGAAGAGAGCGGCACCACCATATCAGGAACAACACTTCTGGGCCTGTTTCAGGCGGCGCCCAAATTCGGCCTGATCGCCGAGCCGTATGAAGCCGATATTCCCAATTTGAAAGAACAGACCGACCCCTGCATACTGCATATTGTCACGGAAAACCACCTGCAACACTTTGTGGTATATTTTGGATTTGATGGAGATTACTTTTTAATCAGTGATCCTGCAGAGGGCGTAAAAAAGTGGCGTGAAGAAGAACTGGAAGCCGTCTGGAAGTCGAAAGCCCTGCTTCTACTAAAGAAAGGCGATGATTTTGCAACAAACGATGCTACAAAGAGAGAGAAATGGGGGTGGATCAGGAATCTCGCCGAAGAGGATATTCCGATCCTGGGTGTTGCGGTAGCCATCGGACTTTTTATTGCCGCACTGGGCCTTACAACTGCCATCTTTACCCAAAAGCTGATTGATGAATTTCTGCCGGACGAAGACACGCTCAAACTTTTTGTTGGTCTTGGCCTGCTCACCTTTTTGCTACTTGTACGAAACGGGCTGTCCTGGATGCGTGAGCTTTTTCTCATCCGCCAAAGCCGTGATTTCAACAACCGGATGATCCAGTCATTTTACGGATCCCTTTTGCGGTTGCCCATGCCGTTTTTCCACAACAGAAAAACCGGAGACCTCATTGCCAGAATGAACGACACGCGCCGGCTGCAGAGTACCATCACTTATCTCATAGGCGATGTAATTATTGATGTACTGCTGGTTATCACAGCCGCTGTGTTCATCATGTACTATTCCGTTTTTCTTGGGCTGTTTATACTGCTCTCCCTGCCCGTTTTCTATCTGTTAACCTGGAAGTTTCACGCACCCATCCGGGATGGACAGAAAGAGGTAATGAAAGCCCACGCACTCAATGAGAGCAATTATGTGGATACGATTCAGGGCATCGCCGCCATTAAGGAAAGCAACCGGGAACGCTTCTTTTCAAGCGTAACCAAACAGGTGTACGGCCACTTTCAAAACACCATATTTGACTTGGGAAAAGTCGGCATCCGATTCTCTTTCTGGGCGGATACGGCAACTGTTGTATTTGTTGCCGGGGTGTTTGCCTGGGGTTCAGTGATGGTACTTAACGGCGACATACTTCTTGGGGCGCTAATTGCTGTCATTCAAATGAGCGGCCAGCTTATTCCTTCGGCGAACCGTCTGGCACTGACCAATCTTCAAATTCAGGAGGCAAGAGTGGCCTTCGACCGGATGTACGAGTTTGCGTCATTGAAATCAGAATATAATCTCAATGGCAGACAGGCAGAGGTTGAAGAATTTGAATTCGATGCACTGGACATCCGTAATCTGTCTTTCAGGTTTCCGGGAAGGAGCCCGTTGCTGAAGGAAGTATCACTGAATGTAAAAAAAGGGGAGGTAGTGGGTATTCTCGGCGAAAGCGGGTGTGGCAAAACCACTATCCTTCACATATTGAAACGGTTTTATCAGGAAGAATCAGGTGATCTTGTCGTCAATCACTCAAAGAACCTTTCCGATATCCCGGTTCCAGTCTGGAGGGGCTGTGTTGCTTCGGTTCCCCAGGAGATCAAAATTTTCAATGCCCCATTGATACAAAACATCAGCCTGGGTGATATCACAAAACCGGAAGATATTGAAAAGGTCATCGCGTTTTGTAACAAAAGCGGCCTTGGAGCTTTCTTTGAATCCTTTCCCCAGGGTTATGCCACGTTACTGGGAGAGGAGGGTGTGAACATCTCCGGCGGGCAAAAGCAGTTGGTAGCCTTGGCCAGAGCGCTTTACCAAAAACCACAGTTGCTGCTTTTGGATGAGCCCACTTCCGCCATGGATCGTGAAACAGAAAAAACGGTTTTGGATCTTCTAACCAATGCAAGAGATCAAATGGCTGTGATGATGGTAACCCATCGCGTTCAGAGTATAAAATATGCGGACCGAATCTATATTCTGGAAAACGGCATAATTGATTCCCAGGGCAGTCCGCGAAGCTTGCTTCAGACCGACAATCTTTATTCCCGGGCTGTCAGGGATGTTTAGAGTTCGCTTTTATACCTGAGCCGGTCTGCGCCTTTCCGGGAATCTGACTTCCACTCGGAGTCCGCCCTGCGGCGGAGTAGAAAAAGCAAGTTCACCACCCAGCTGACCGGCCAGACCATGGATGATGGTATAGCCGAAACTTACCGGTTTGTTGAGTTTTTCCAGATTTTCCAGGCCAACCCCGTCATCCTCAACCGCCAGGCGAAGAAATTTCCCCTGCCTCTCCTTGTGCTTCTCCAGCAAAATCAATATCCGCCCATTCCGGCGATCGGTATAGGCATGTTTAAACGCGTTGGTCACCACCTCACTGACCAGCAGAGTGAAGGGTACCGACTTGTTCATATCCAGCATAATATCGCCGGTCCTGATCTCGAACGAGATATTCCTGGCATGCGACAGATAAATCTTTTCCAGGTACCCCACCAGTCGTTTTAAAAGTTTGCCGGCGTTTATTTCGGTAAAGTTCTGGTGCTCATAGACCATTTCGTGGACCATTGCCATGGACTTGATCCGAACGGTTATGTCCTGCAGCATCTGGTCGGAGGCATTCTTCTTAAAATCCTGGCTTTGAAGAGATATCATGCTGGAAATGATGGCCATGTTGTTCTTGACCCTATGATGTATTTCCGAGAGCAAAACGTCTTTCTCTTTAAGGGATTTCTCCAGGGCTTGCTCGGCAAGCTTGCGTTTTTCAATCAACTGCTCCAGCTTTTCCGTATGCTTTCTGTTTTTTTCAAACAGCAGCGCATTCTCGATCGCCTGTGCAGCCTTTTCCGCAAACCCTTGCAACAGAGAAATATCTCCATCCTGAAACGTGTAGGGTTCCTTGTTGGATGAGATTATCAAAACACCGAGCACCTGGTTGCGGAGCCGGATCGGCAAAAAAAGATTTGAGCGCAGGTTCCTTGCCTTTATGACCTCTCTTTCAGCCGGTGTAAGTGATGCAGAATGAGCATCGTGCATAATGACAGGCCGCTTCTTGTCGATGGCTTCCTTAATGTGAAGATGGTCCGCCAGCGAAGCATAGCGAAATTGATCCGGAAAGTTTTCCGGAAGAGCCGGGATGGTCGCATTCAGACACAGCTTTCCCTGGTCCAGCAGATATATGGCACCACTATCCAGGTTCATTACCCGTACCGCGCCGTCAACAATCGCCTGCATCAGAAAGTCAAGATCCAGCGAGGTGTTCAAAGCCTGTGTGATATCAAGCAGGGATTCAAGCCGCTTGTTGTTCTCTTTCAGCCGCTCCTCCGCCCGCCTGTGCTCGGTGATATCCTGAATCATGCCGATGGATTCAATCACGTTACCCATGCTGTCACGCACGTGTACACAACGCTCATGTACATGGCGAACTTCACCCGTGCTTTGCCGAACAATACGATGCTGAATCTCATAGCTGTCGGTTCCTTCCCTCAGAGAACGGGAGTACGCTTCATCGACCGCCATCCGGTCATCCGGGTGAACAAATTCAAGAAATGCAGTGTAGATAGCCTCGAACTCCTGCGGTTCGAAGCCGAAAATGTGATAAACCTCGTCAGACCACTTCAGCACGTTTCCGGTCAAATCCAGCTTCCAGCTCCCTACATGGGCTACCTCCTGGGATCTCGACAGAAACTCTTCGCTTTCCCTGAGCGCCTCCTCTATCTGTCTGTGCTCGGTGAGTACCTTTCGCGCATTTTCATCCGCCTGATACAGCCGCAAGGCCATTTTGAGATAGGAATGAACTTCCGCCACACTGCTCTTTCTTGTCACAAAACCATAAGAGCCTACTCGATCGACCAATTCCAGGGTTTCCGGATCGGGATTTTCCAGAATGAATATGAGCGGCAATTTCTTTTTTTCCAGAATCAGCTCAGCGGTCCTCACTCCGCTCATACTGTCCCAGGGATGAATGTCTATCAAAACCAGGTCTACTTCCGCTCCGGAACGGACAATGCTCACAGACCGCTCGTGTGTTTCCGCCAACACAATTTCATATCCCAGATTCTCAAGATCCTTCCTGTACCTGGTGAAAAAATCTCGGTGCTTATCCACTAGCAAAATGGCGGCGCGATAATCCTTGCCCATGGCTCTCCCAGCTTATTTTTTAAAACGCTGTATATAAAATCAAAGCGTGCTACTGAATTCTTGGTAATACCTTTAGCGCATAATGTAAAAAATGTGCCAATCTTGCCATTTTTCTTTTTTATGCACCACTTGTGCGGCATTAAAAGTTTCCGGACCTCCGAAATTGAAATGGATCAACTCTCTCTGACTGGGTTATGCCATGCGAGTTCCCGATTTCATGCTCAATCCTGTTACGGTGATAAGGATCAGGCCCATTCCGAGCATTTGCAGGCTGGCCAGGCTTTCACCCAGAAGCACTACCCCAAACAGTGAAGCGGTGACCGGCTCAACCATCGCCAAAACAGAAGCCACCGCCGGTGCAGTATGCTTTAATCCGATGATGTAGATAATAAACGACACGCCGGCACCAATCACTCCCAGTAACACGAACAAAGGCAACCCCGGAGATCTCGGCACTTCCTGAATCTGACCGGAATCACCCAGAAAAGCGAGGATGATTGTCAGCACGGCAAACGCAATCACGAGAATCGCCTGCGGACTGCCGTGGGGTGCCGCGTATTTGAAACCGAAAATAAACACCGCATAGGACAGGCCGGAAAGCAGGCCGGCGCCTATGGCCAGTGTTGTCACATCTTGCGCATCAACATCGTATATACCGGTAAGCATGGCTACACCAAGCAACACCATTGCAATAGCACCCCATTTGAACAGATCGGCGCTTTCCAGTTTGAGTGCAAAAGAGACAACATAAACGAAAACCGGCGCGCAATACATCAGAGTTGCCGCAATCGCCACACTGCCCTCCGCGATACTGATGAAATAAAACGCGAAATTACCGGCGACCCCGATACCGGCTACCGTTGACCAAAACCATAGCTTGCGATTTGCCAATCCGCTGTTCCCCGGACGCAATGCCAGCCAGAGTAGTACGAACAGGAAACCAGTTGCGCCCCGGAAGAACGATACTACAATCGGATCCCACCCTTCCGCTGTGAGAATGCCGCCGATCCCGCCTGACAGCCCCCAGCATAATGCGGCAACTCCGACAAACACCACATTGATATGTTTCATGCTTCTTCCCCCTGTCCGATCCAGCCCGTCTGTTCAGCAATGGCAGTCATGCTTTCCGGCATCAGTAATCAGCCGCTTCATCAGCATATAAACTTTTTTGGGCCGGAATGCAAACTTGGACAGAGATAAAGGCGGGTTTTGGGGGTCGCATGAAAATGCGCTAACCCGAATTCTCAGAAATGTGAATGTGGGTATCAGCGGCGCATGTAACGACTGAACGTTCCCATTCCATCGTAGTCGGTGTCGGTTTCCACAATGCTTTTCCTATGCCGGGTGTAGTCCTGAATCAAGCCAATGGGGAGGATAAGAAGCAGAATGGCAAGGGCAATGAGAGTAGCGAGTAACGGTGTCATAGGTATTGGCGTTGGATTGATTCCTGTTGAAACGGAACATGTCAGACAAACACATTATGTTCCTTGTCACGCTCAAAACCCACATTGTGATATTGCCGTTCCTTTTTCCGGCTGGCAAGTTTTTTTCAACGTGGGGCGGCATCCCGGCGTCTAGTTGCGCAGTGCCATCACAATCTCCAGCTCCACCTCCCGGTTCAGCTCTGCTTCGATCTGCTGTTTAATGCCTGCTAATTGCTCCTTGTCGAGGGGCTCGTCAGCCACCATCGTGACTGACAGGGTCAGCGGTCTCATACCCTGAATGCGAACATCCCGCAGTGTAACCTGCTCCGCCTGCCACCCGTCCAGAGCACGGATCACATTGCGCTCAAAAATCATATGCTGAAACCCGAGGTACAGCGGAATGCTGAAGATGACCACCGCCGCTAATGAGACAAACACCCCTTTTGTCGCAAGCCGAAAAGGACTGTACCCAAGTAGCAGGAAAGTGACCGAACCCGCGAGGACCATCCCTGCCAGGTTGGTGAGCAGCAGGAGTGTTGCTCCGGAAAAGACATTCCAGTCCATCCACCCCAGACCTATTCCGGCAACGGCGAGTGGCGGAACCAGCGCAACCGCAATTGCCACACCTGCCAGTGTCTTTGCAACCTCTTCGCGTGCATGCGCATAAGCACCGGCCACTCCAGAGGTAACCGCGATGCCCAGGTCCAGCAGGTTCGGACTTGTGCGGGCCATGATTTCCGAGTTTGGTGTATGAATCGGTGTGACCCAGGTGATGGCTACGGCAAATGCAAAGGAGAGCCCAAGTCCCGCCAGAATGGTATAGATACTCCCGAGAATCAGCTTTTTCTCCTGTCGCAGGGTTGCCATACTCAGCGAGATAATCGGTGCCATAAGGGGGGCCAGAATCATCGCCCCGATAACCACAGGCGCAGAGTCTGCAAACAGGCCAAACGTTGCCAGAATCGTGGAGAGGACCATGAGCATCAGATAGGTACCTTTGACCTGCGCGTTACCCCGTAATACTTCAAACAGATCCCTGAACTCCTCCGTTGTTGCGCGCCGAATCAGTGGAAGCTTGCGCTCGGTCAGTTCCCTTGCAGCCTCACCCAGTGGAAGTGATCCCGTCCTGAATATTTCATTCGTTTCGGGAGTTCCTTCCGGCACTTCCATTTGCTCTCCGGGAATAATACGGATCTGTTTTTTTCTGGTTTCAAGCGATATTTCGGTGGCCGTCCGGTTGTCACCATCTTCGGTAAACGTCAGTTCATCTCCTGATCCGGATAGAGTAAGCTTGTCCGTTCTGATATGCGCACCAAATGCGGGAAACTGTTGCATCTTCCAAAGGGAGCGAACGGCATTCCTCATCAGCTCCATGATACTTCTGGGGCTGATCATCAGTATATGGAACATGCCATCATTGTGAAACGAAGTGCCGGGTATAAGGCGTGACAGCCAGGAATATGTTCTGTATGGCACGGCAACAATACCCGAAACAGCCGCCTTCAACACACTACCGTCCTTTTTTGTTATTTCCAGCCGGAACGGCCGCAACTTTAGAAAGCTGCCGAACAATATCCGTATTCGCTTCCAGAGACCAATCGACATGTAAAACTTGCTGGTGGTCAGCAGGAAGTTACTTCCGACAACCACACTGCTGAATATCGGCCTTTCATTGCAATAAAGCAGGTCTATCTCCCTTGCCACGGCATCACTTTTAAGATGCTCCACCGCTTTTCCAACATCGGAACCTGTTCCGGTGATCGCACAAATACGAAAAGCGTCGGGGTGTGGCAAAACCGCAATCACCGCCTTTGATTCGATTAAACCGGGTAGCAGTTTTTTTATCTGATGATCGCCCAGGTACAGGATCAGTTGCTCCTCCGGTTGTACCTCCGGTACCGCATCTCCCTTGAACACTTTGCTATGTCCGATCATATCCGCAAGCATCGGTTTCAGTGTATCATGGACAAAAGCCTCCTCACCGGAGTCATATATCAGTGTGTAGCGCTTCTCTACAGAACTCATAGCCTTCAGCCCCAATTATTGCCACTCGTGGTGTCCAACAGCTCCCGGTTCTTTTTGGAAAGTTTGGAAACCACCAGTCCATAGG
Proteins encoded in this region:
- a CDS encoding histidine kinase dimerization/phosphoacceptor domain -containing protein, with protein sequence MGKDYRAAILLVDKHRDFFTRYRKDLENLGYEIVLAETHERSVSIVRSGAEVDLVLIDIHPWDSMSGVRTAELILEKKKLPLIFILENPDPETLELVDRVGSYGFVTRKSSVAEVHSYLKMALRLYQADENARKVLTEHRQIEEALRESEEFLSRSQEVAHVGSWKLDLTGNVLKWSDEVYHIFGFEPQEFEAIYTAFLEFVHPDDRMAVDEAYSRSLREGTDSYEIQHRIVRQSTGEVRHVHERCVHVRDSMGNVIESIGMIQDITEHRRAEERLKENNKRLESLLDITQALNTSLDLDFLMQAIVDGAVRVMNLDSGAIYLLDQGKLCLNATIPALPENFPDQFRYASLADHLHIKEAIDKKRPVIMHDAHSASLTPAEREVIKARNLRSNLFLPIRLRNQVLGVLIISSNKEPYTFQDGDISLLQGFAEKAAQAIENALLFEKNRKHTEKLEQLIEKRKLAEQALEKSLKEKDVLLSEIHHRVKNNMAIISSMISLQSQDFKKNASDQMLQDITVRIKSMAMVHEMVYEHQNFTEINAGKLLKRLVGYLEKIYLSHARNISFEIRTGDIMLDMNKSVPFTLLVSEVVTNAFKHAYTDRRNGRILILLEKHKERQGKFLRLAVEDDGVGLENLEKLNKPVSFGYTIIHGLAGQLGGELAFSTPPQGGLRVEVRFPERRRPAQV
- a CDS encoding TIGR00341 family protein is translated as MSSVEKRYTLIYDSGEEAFVHDTLKPMLADMIGHSKVFKGDAVPEVQPEEQLILYLGDHQIKKLLPGLIESKAVIAVLPHPDAFRICAITGTGSDVGKAVEHLKSDAVAREIDLLYCNERPIFSSVVVGSNFLLTTSKFYMSIGLWKRIRILFGSFLKLRPFRLEITKKDGSVLKAAVSGIVAVPYRTYSWLSRLIPGTSFHNDGMFHILMISPRSIMELMRNAVRSLWKMQQFPAFGAHIRTDKLTLSGSGDELTFTEDGDNRTATEISLETRKKQIRIIPGEQMEVPEGTPETNEIFRTGSLPLGEAARELTERKLPLIRRATTEEFRDLFEVLRGNAQVKGTYLMLMVLSTILATFGLFADSAPVVIGAMILAPLMAPIISLSMATLRQEKKLILGSIYTILAGLGLSFAFAVAITWVTPIHTPNSEIMARTSPNLLDLGIAVTSGVAGAYAHAREEVAKTLAGVAIAVALVPPLAVAGIGLGWMDWNVFSGATLLLLTNLAGMVLAGSVTFLLLGYSPFRLATKGVFVSLAAVVIFSIPLYLGFQHMIFERNVIRALDGWQAEQVTLRDVRIQGMRPLTLSVTMVADEPLDKEQLAGIKQQIEAELNREVELEIVMALRN
- a CDS encoding DMT family transporter → MKHINVVFVGVAALCWGLSGGIGGILTAEGWDPIVVSFFRGATGFLFVLLWLALRPGNSGLANRKLWFWSTVAGIGVAGNFAFYFISIAEGSVAIAATLMYCAPVFVYVVSFALKLESADLFKWGAIAMVLLGVAMLTGIYDVDAQDVTTLAIGAGLLSGLSYAVFIFGFKYAAPHGSPQAILVIAFAVLTIILAFLGDSGQIQEVPRSPGLPLFVLLGVIGAGVSFIIYIIGLKHTAPAVASVLAMVEPVTASLFGVVLLGESLASLQMLGMGLILITVTGLSMKSGTRMA